The DNA sequence CGCTGGCCCACGTGGTCGAACCGCGCGGACGGCATGGTGCGCTGCAGCTCCCGCATCCGCTCGATGGTCACCGCCATCAGGTCCACCTCGCGGTTGCGGAAGGCGACCGTCACGGAGGTGGGGTCCGGCATCACCCGGCCCACGATGCGGTCCAGGTGCGCGCGCGGGCGGAAGTACGGGTTGCGCTCCAGCGTGAAATCGCTGCCGTGGCGGCGGCGGCTCACGAAGAACGCACCCGACACCGGCATGCGCCCGCTGTCCGGCTCCGCTAGCGAGGGATCGTCGTGCAGGCGCTCGGGCGCGGCGGCGCGGTACTTGTGCGCGGGCGCCACCGGGTGCGCGGAGAGGAAGACGTCCTGCGGGTTGTAGCGGCCGAACCAGAAGGTGACGGTGCTGTCGTCCTGCGCCGTGACGGAGTCGATCGCCGCCATCATCGGCTCCCGCGGCGACTGGTAGCGCGGGTCCTTCAGCGCGCGGAACGTCCACACCACGTCTGCCGAGGTGATGGGCTGGCCGTCGCTCCAGCGCAGGCCCTGCTTCATGTGGTAGCGGAGCGCGCTGCTGTCCGGCGTCACGTACTCCGACGAGCGGGCCAGCGCCATGGGGTTGCCGTCCATCTCGTACGTGAGCTCCCCGTCCTTCCACGTCGCGCGCGCGAGGCCCTGGTACAGCACGTCGTCTAGGTCGCCGTCCACGCTGCTGGCGAAGAAGAGGGGAAAGGGCCGCACGAAGTCCGCGTCCACCGCCAGCACCACCGTGCCGCCGTCCACGGGCTCCCCGGTGCCGTCCGCCACGCGCGCGGGCTTGTGGGCGTCTCCCCCGGAGCACGCCGCGAGGCAGAGCGTCGCCATCAGCGGCGGGATGGGACGGCGGTGGGGCATGGGAGGCTCCGGAAGGGGAAGATGGGCCGGGCGACGGAAACGCGCGCCCGCGTCCCGCGCGGCTGCGGGGGACGGAGCGGAGTGCTTCCCTGCGTGGTCCGCGGGCGCGGACGGCTCCGCGCCCGCCGCGAAGATGCGGACCGCGCGCGGGATGGACGGATGGAGCTTTCGGTCGTTCGCGGATTGTATTCTTCGCTCGTTTGCACGTCAAGCCGAATCGCACGCCCCGTGGCGCCCCGCTCCCGCTGGCGCGATGCAGTCGCGGGATCGCCTCACGGCGGGCGGCGCGATGGGGATGGGAGATGCACACCATCCCATCCCCCTGCGCCTCGTGCCCTCGTTGCCGCCGACGCTGCCCGCGCATCTCCCCTGCATCCCGCGGATGCGAGGCGCCGGGGACGGCGAAAATGGACACCAGCGCGCCTGAGTCGCGTCCTGCTACATCCCGACGCATCGTCGACGAGTGTAGATGCGTGTCCGTCGACGCTGTTCCGGTCTGCTGCGAAGGCGGAAGCGGCGGCATCTACCGCTTGTGCGTAAACTCCGCATTCGCAAGCAGATGCGGCGCGGATAGCCACTGAGAAAAGGCGCTCGTAACTCGCCTTCCGGGGAACAGGTGGCGGGCGGGATGCGCGGTTCGCATCCGATATCGGGTGTCTGGGGACAGTCCGTGTTGCGGGGGCGCGAAAAACCTTGTGGGAGCGTCCATCTTCGGATAAGTTCCGTCCACCCCCACTGGATGAAGCCCCGTAATCCCCACCCGGTTACGCAGGCACACCTTCCGGTACGCGTCCCGCTTGTTCGGACGTTCGATCGTGGCCCTCTACGCCCGCGGAGGTAGGTAATGCAGCGTTTCGCCCGTCGATTTGTGGTGGCACTCGTACCGGTGTTGAGCTTGCTCGGCGGTTGCGGAGAAGCACCTACGCCCATGGCGGCCCCCCACGCGAGCCTGGCCCTGCCTGCCGAAGCCTCTCCGCGGTTCTCCACCACCGGCGGCGGCGGCACCGCAGACCTGCGGCAGGTCGCCCGCTACACCGTGCCGCCGTCGGACACCGTGGGCTTCGTCAAGTCGTGGATCGGGCCCAAGGGCGGGGTGGTGCGCTTCCCCGGCAACTTCGTGATCGAGGTGCCAGCCGGCGCGGTGGACCGCGTGACCATGTTCGAGATCCACGTGTCGCGCAGCGGGCCCGAGAACGGCTACGTGGTGGGCGAGTTCAAGCCGCACCAGAACTTCCTGCGCACGGTCTTCGTAGAGCTGCCGCTGAAGAACACCACTGCCGAGGGCGGCGCCGCCAGCGTGCTGTGGTGGAACTCCGCGTCGGCCTCGTGGGTGAACGTGGGCGGCACGGCTACCCGTGACGGGCAGCGCGTGCGCACCGAGGTGAAGCACTTCTCCACGTACGCCACCACGGGCAACGGCGCCAGCGCCGGCTCCACCACGCTTACGGCGGGCGGCTGACCGCCCCTCACGATCTCTTCCCCCGCGGACTCGAGCGTGTCCCTCTACAGATCCGTCGCTGAGCTGGGCCGGTTCCTGGTCCCTCTCGGCGAGCTGGACGGCGTGCGCCTGGCCCTCTCGCAGATCTCCGAGCCCAACCCCGCCAACGAGTGGGACGGCTCGGGGAGGTACATGACCCTGGACAAGCGGGTCGTGCGCGAGGACCGCGTGGACGCCGCGCTGGCCGAGGAAGAGACGAAGGTCCACGACTACATCCGCCAGGTCTTCGCGACCGCGCGCGACACGCTGCACGCCGCCTACTCCGGCGAGCCCGCCGAGGCGGCGGCGCTCTGGATCCAGATGGGCGAGCAGGCCGAGTCGCGCGGCGCCTTCGACCGGGCGCTCGTCTTCTATTCTACCGCGGCGAACCTGAACGCGCCGCTGCGGGACCGCGGGGTGCAGGTGCTCGCCATCCGCCGCATGGCGCGCGCGTACCTGGGCCTGGGCAGCTTCGAAGAGTCGTTCTGGCACTACCGGCGCAGCGCCGAGATCGCGGCCGACTGCCGCGACCTGAAGGCCGAGGTGATCGCCAAGACGGGCGCGGGAAACGCGCTGGTCCACCAAGCCCGCTACCGCCAGGCCGAGGAGATCTATACCGAGGCGCTGAACCGCGCCGGCACGCACCCCGAGCCGGCGGAGCTGCAGACGGAGCGGGGGCAGCTGCTCACCAACCTGTCGCTCACCTGCATCCGCCAGGGGCGGCTGGACGCGGCGCACCGCTGGATGGCCGAGGCCGCCGAGGTGTGGCGCGGCGTGGACTCGCCGGTGGACCGCTCGCTCATGGAGCAGGTGCAGTCGCAGCTGGCGCTGGAGGAAGGCGACCTGGCCGGCAGGCGCAGGCACCTGGAAGCCGCGCTTCAGCTGCCGGTGCCGCCCGCCATGCGCGCCGGCATCTCGCTGGACCTTGCCGAGGCGTGGCTGGGCGAGGGCAACGCCATGTACGCCCTCCAGTGGGCGCGCGAGGCCGAGGGGCTGGCGCTGCAGGGCGGCGCGGTGGGCCTGCTGGCGCGCGTATACCGCGGCCTGGGCAACGTGGCGCGCGACACCGGCGGCGACGGCGTGGTCTTCTACGAGAAGGCGCTCCAGCTCGCCCAGGAGAAGCGCCTCCGACACGAGGAGGCCGAGACGCTGCTCCAGTACGCCCGCCAGCGCGCGCGCATGGGCGGCATCGAGGAAGCCCGCGACTACGTGGCCACCGCAACGCAGATCCTGGAGGAGTTGGGCCTGCGCCCCCACGAGCGCGCCGCCGAGATCCTCGCCGAGCTGGACGCCGAAGCCGCCGCATCATAGCAGGGGGCCGGAAATCGTCAGATGTACAACGAAGGGGCGGGACCGCATCGACGGTCGCGCCCCTTCGCCATCCTTCCACCTCGCACCCGCCTATCTCCGCGTAGGGGTGCGATTTATCGCATCCGGAACCCCCCCGCCACGCAGACGACCGGCCGGCGCGCCGCATCCCCCGTCCGTTTCCCTCCCCGCTCACCCCGAGTCGGCCGATGCGCCGCCCTCCGGCCTCGTGCGCAGGAAGTTCAGCGCCGTGACCGTCATCACCACCTCTCCGCGCTGGTTCAGCACCTCCACGGCGGAGCGGACGATGCCGCGGTCCGGCTTACTGCGCGAGCGGCGCGCCTCCACCACCGTGACGCGGATCGACAGCGCGTCGCCGGGGCGCACGGGCAGCAGCCACCGCAGCTCGTCCACCCCTGGTGAGACGAGCGTCGCCACGCGCGCGAGGAAGTGCTCGGTGAAGAGGCGCATCATCAGCGCGGCGGTGTGCCACCCGCTCGCTATGAGCCCGCCGTACTCCGTCTCCCGCGCCGCCTCTACATCCGTGTGGAACA is a window from the Longimicrobiaceae bacterium genome containing:
- a CDS encoding ABC transporter substrate-binding protein, which produces MPHRRPIPPLMATLCLAACSGGDAHKPARVADGTGEPVDGGTVVLAVDADFVRPFPLFFASSVDGDLDDVLYQGLARATWKDGELTYEMDGNPMALARSSEYVTPDSSALRYHMKQGLRWSDGQPITSADVVWTFRALKDPRYQSPREPMMAAIDSVTAQDDSTVTFWFGRYNPQDVFLSAHPVAPAHKYRAAAPERLHDDPSLAEPDSGRMPVSGAFFVSRRRHGSDFTLERNPYFRPRAHLDRIVGRVMPDPTSVTVAFRNREVDLMAVTIERMRELQRTMPSARFDHVGQRNYTFLAYNPLTVPAFRDAEVRRALGMALDVPHLLGVLGITDLARPAAGPYPPTYREYFDSTRMRPLAYDLEGARRILLARGWKPNAQGLLEKDGKPFRFTMLVAAGNSRAHDTAVYAQSQWRKLGIEMGMQEVDGAAYVDLLRGRRYEAAFSNWAIQLDPDLTYAFGKGSDSNVTSYASPAYAALAERAQHARSRDEANRLWQDAAVQVIRDQPVTFLWNGDAMVAYGPALRGARLSVFSMFENPWEWWSPREYQRRWTIPPPLTPPSPDSVPAGAPAKH
- a CDS encoding MaoC family dehydratase, with the protein product MAFSASPEDRWFEDYVPGDVHLSPSIPVAEDEVLAFGRRFDPQVFHTDVEAARETEYGGLIASGWHTAALMMRLFTEHFLARVATLVSPGVDELRWLLPVRPGDALSIRVTVVEARRSRSKPDRGIVRSAVEVLNQRGEVVMTVTALNFLRTRPEGGASADSG